The genomic region ATCGGGGCCAGCAGGCGCAGGCCGCGGGTCTCGGCCTCGGTGAAGGTCTCCTCGTTGGCGTAGCCGGCGTCGGCGACCCAGGTGTCGGGCGTCTCCTCGATGCCGGCCTGGTTCAGCTGCTCGGCGGCGTCATCGAGGACGGGAAACAGCTGATGGGCGTCGGTGGCCGCCTGGGTCAGCGTCTGGCCGACGATGAGCTGGTCTTCGGTGACCGCGGCCTGGGCGTTGTAGCCCTGCACCAGCCCCCGCCCGCCCCGCATCGTCCGCGAGTCCGGATCGGTGGCGTTGGCCCGCGGCGGCTTGTCCTTGTCCGGATTGCGGCCCGGTGGATGCTCGCCCGGTTGGGCGCCGCGGCGGGTGCCGGCGTCCTTGCGGCGCTGCCACTCGGCCTTCCTCACCTCCTGCTCGGCCACGGCCGCGGCCTGCTCGTCGTCCAGGCGCTGCTTGGCCTCCTTCAGTCGAGCCAACCGCTCGGCCCGCCGGCGCAGCGGCGGTGGCAGCTCATCCCCGCGGTCGTCGCCGTGTTCGGCGTCCTCGGCCGCGTCGATGCGCGTCTGTTCGTCGAGCAGCTCGGCGGCCAGCTGGTCGTAGCGGGCCTGCTCCTCGGCGACCTGGTGGGCCAGCGACGCCGAGGTGTGGTTCTTCGACCAGGAGGCGTTCGCGGCGATCTTCGTCCCGTCCACCGCGATCACGCCCAGCCGCACCATCCCGGCCTCGTGACACACCCGCAGCACCTGCGCGAACAGCTCCTGCAGCGGCTGGCGGTGACGCGTGACGAACCGGGCGATCGTGGCGTGATCGGGCACCCGATTGCCGGCCAGCACCCGGAACGCCACATCGCGGACACAGTGCCGCTCGATCGCCCGCGACGAGCGCACCCCGACCGCGTGCGCGTACAGCAGCACCGCCACCATCAGCGCCGGGTCGAACGCCGCCGCGCCCTGCCCGTTGGCCCGATACGAGCGCTTGAACCCCGACAGGTCGAACGAGTCCACCGCATCCTTGACCGTCCAGGCCAGCTCCCCGTCGGGCAGCCAATCCCGCACATCCGGCGGCAGCAGGAACCCCTGATCGACATCCCCGCGGATGAAGTTCTGCGGCATACCCCAGTCTCCCGCCGCCCAGGATGATCATCAATCAGGCGCGCTTTGTGCGACAGGCTCGATCATCAGGGGTCCTCCCTCACCGTCGACAGTGAGGGAGGACCCTCGGTGATCAAGTCTCCTGGTCATCAAGGGGCGGGCTCGGCGTCAGTCCATGTGCGGGTAGCGGTGGTCGGTCGCCGGGACGAACGTCTCCTTGATCGACCGGGTGCTGGTCCAGCGCTGGAGGTTCTGCGGAGCGCCGGCCTTGTCGTTGGTCCCCGAGGCCCGCCCCCCACCGAACGGCTGCTGGCCGACGACGGCGCCGGTCGGCTTGTCGTTGACGTAGAAGTTGCCGGCCGCGTTGCGGAGGAACGCCTGCGCGTGGGCGATCGCGGCCCGGTCCTGGGCGATGACGGCACCGGTGAGCGCGTACGGGGCCACCAACTCCATCTGGGTGAGCACCGCG from Blastococcus colisei harbors:
- a CDS encoding transposase gives rise to the protein MPQNFIRGDVDQGFLLPPDVRDWLPDGELAWTVKDAVDSFDLSGFKRSYRANGQGAAAFDPALMVAVLLYAHAVGVRSSRAIERHCVRDVAFRVLAGNRVPDHATIARFVTRHRQPLQELFAQVLRVCHEAGMVRLGVIAVDGTKIAANASWSKNHTSASLAHQVAEEQARYDQLAAELLDEQTRIDAAEDAEHGDDRGDELPPPLRRRAERLARLKEAKQRLDDEQAAAVAEQEVRKAEWQRRKDAGTRRGAQPGEHPPGRNPDKDKPPRANATDPDSRTMRGGRGLVQGYNAQAAVTEDQLIVGQTLTQAATDAHQLFPVLDDAAEQLNQAGIEETPDTWVADAGYANEETFTEAETRGLRLLAPMISDERRAAGEDPAGDKPLTSRPATARAQDRLRTPEGTEKYALRGRTVEPVFGQIKDRQGLRQLLRRGLQNAKTEWSLACTVHNLRKIHAHRLATA